In one window of Rhizobium oryzihabitans DNA:
- the pgi gene encoding glucose-6-phosphate isomerase, which yields MQATIEKLKATASSTAATDLRAAFAADDKRFSRFSAKFDDLLMDYSKCAVNEEIVTLLEQLARDGGVAAKREEMFSGKAINFTEDRAVLHTALRNRSNTPVLVDGKDVMPDVNAVLVAMGKFADAIRSGSLKGATGKKITDVINIGIGGSDLGPVMATLALAPFHDGPRAHFVSNIDGAHIADTLKLVDPETSLFIVASKTFTTIETMTNAATARRFIAEKLGEGAVKHHFAAVSTALDKVAAFGIESDRIFGFWDWVGGRYSIWSAIGLPLMIAIGPDNFGKFLDGAHAMDKHFREAPIRENLPMLLGLIGFYHRNVLNYSTRAILPYDQRLSRFPAYLQQLDMESNGKGVTIDGTPVEGQSGPVVWGEPGTNGQHAFYQLIHQGTSVIPAEFMIAANGFEPELRHQHQLLIANCLAQSEALMKGRTLAEAKAQLTSKGMEDKFADFIAPHRVFTGNRPSITFVYDKLTPFALGRLIALYEHRVFVEGVLFRINSFDQWGVELGKELATGLLPVVEGNESAAGHDSSTQGLVKALAGLVG from the coding sequence ATGCAGGCCACCATCGAAAAACTGAAAGCAACGGCAAGCAGCACAGCCGCAACCGATCTTCGCGCCGCTTTTGCGGCCGACGACAAGAGATTCAGCCGTTTCAGCGCCAAATTCGATGACCTGCTGATGGATTATTCCAAATGCGCTGTTAACGAGGAGATCGTGACGCTTCTCGAACAGCTCGCGCGCGACGGCGGAGTCGCAGCCAAGCGCGAGGAGATGTTTTCCGGCAAGGCGATCAACTTCACCGAAGATCGCGCCGTGCTGCATACCGCGCTGCGCAATCGCTCCAACACGCCGGTTCTCGTTGACGGCAAGGACGTGATGCCTGATGTGAACGCCGTTCTGGTGGCCATGGGCAAATTTGCCGATGCGATCCGTTCCGGTTCACTGAAAGGCGCGACTGGCAAGAAGATTACTGATGTCATCAATATCGGCATTGGCGGCTCCGATCTCGGCCCGGTCATGGCGACGCTGGCGCTGGCACCTTTCCATGATGGCCCGCGCGCGCATTTCGTTTCCAACATCGATGGCGCACATATTGCCGACACACTGAAGCTCGTCGATCCCGAGACCTCGCTCTTCATCGTCGCGTCGAAGACCTTCACCACTATCGAAACCATGACGAATGCCGCCACCGCGCGCCGCTTCATCGCCGAAAAGCTGGGTGAAGGCGCCGTCAAGCACCATTTCGCCGCCGTTTCGACCGCGCTGGACAAGGTCGCCGCCTTCGGCATCGAAAGCGACCGCATCTTCGGTTTCTGGGACTGGGTGGGCGGACGTTATTCGATCTGGTCGGCCATCGGCCTGCCGCTGATGATCGCCATCGGGCCGGATAATTTCGGCAAGTTCCTGGATGGTGCGCATGCCATGGACAAGCACTTCCGCGAAGCGCCGATCCGTGAAAACCTGCCGATGCTGCTCGGCCTCATCGGTTTTTATCACCGCAACGTGCTGAACTATTCCACGCGGGCGATCCTGCCCTATGACCAGCGCCTGTCGCGTTTCCCCGCTTATCTGCAGCAGCTCGACATGGAATCGAACGGCAAGGGCGTGACGATCGACGGCACGCCTGTTGAAGGCCAGTCCGGTCCGGTCGTCTGGGGCGAACCCGGCACCAACGGTCAGCACGCCTTCTACCAGCTCATCCATCAGGGCACGAGCGTCATACCGGCGGAATTCATGATCGCCGCCAACGGTTTTGAGCCCGAACTGCGCCATCAGCACCAGCTTCTCATCGCCAATTGCCTGGCACAATCGGAAGCCCTGATGAAAGGCCGCACGCTCGCCGAGGCGAAAGCCCAGCTCACCTCCAAGGGCATGGAAGACAAATTCGCCGATTTCATCGCGCCGCACCGCGTTTTCACCGGCAACCGTCCGTCCATCACCTTCGTCTACGACAAGCTGACGCCATTTGCGCTCGGCCGCCTGATCGCGCTCTACGAACACCGCGTCTTCGTGGAAGGCGTGCTGTTTCGCATCAACTCCTTCGACCAGTGGGGCGTGGAGCTTGGCAAGGAACTGGCGACCGGCCTGCTT